A window from Myripristis murdjan chromosome 11, fMyrMur1.1, whole genome shotgun sequence encodes these proteins:
- the neu1 gene encoding sialidase-1: MKRMMVRVESNMERRGRPAALTLLLCAAMLPCVSSHSGQIDPLLYEEQLLWVSGGAGEVNTYRIPLLTFTPKGSLLAFAEARKQSPGDIGAKFIAMRRSLDKGATWSPTSFIIDDGVKTDGLNLGSVVVDEEAGSVILVYSICFHQYHCKPSSTMMVESRDDGLSWSSPKNLSVQLGVKSFAPGPGFGIQKRYNPAKGRLVVCGHGTLEGDGVFCILSDDHGLNWYNGAALKSIPYNQKKKAQDFNPDECQPFEMTDGSIVINVRNQNNYHCRCRVIVRSLDGGLSLPIDELFFDYTLVDPVVAAGALQKEGVLYFTNPASTDHRINLTLRWSLTNGSSWEGNALQIWPGPSGYSSMTSLDSGSAEDRKYVFVIYEKGHKDYFETVSFAKIHLYGGR; encoded by the exons ATGAAGCGGATGATGGTGAGAGTTGAATCCAACATGGAGAGGCGAGGCCGGCCTGCTGCTCTGACTTTACTTCTCTGTGCTGCGATGCTTCCGTGTGTCTCCAGCCACTCTGGCCAG atTGACCCTCTGTTGTATGAGGAGCAGCTGCTGTGGGTGAGTGGCGGCGCGGGGGAGGTGAACACCTACAGGATCCCCCTGCTCACCTTCACCCCCAAAGGAAGCCTGCTGGCCTTCGCTGAGGCCAGGAAGCAGTCACCTGGTGACATAGGAGCAAAGTTCATCGCAATGAGACGGTCCTTAGACAAAG GAGCCACCTGGTCCCCCACGTCTTTTATCATCGATGACGGAGTGAAGACAGACGGCCTGAACCTGGGCTCGGTGGTGGTGGACGAGGAAGCCGGCTCTGTCATACTGGTCTACAGCATATGCTTCCACCAGTACCACTGCAAACCCTCCAGCACGAtgatggtggagagcagagacgACGGCCTCAGCTGGAGCTCACCCAAAAACCTCTCTGTCCAGCTCGGGGTCAAGAGCTTCGCCCCCGGGCCAGGCTTTGGCATCCAG AAGCGCTACAACCCTGCCAAGGGGAGGCTGGTGGTGTGTGGTCACGGCACCCTGGAGGGGGACGGAGTTTTCTGCATCCTGAGTGACGACCACGGACTAAACTGGTACAACGGGGCAGCGCTGAAAAGCATCCCGTACAACCAGAAGAAGAAAGCGCAAGACTTTAATCCTGATGAGTGCCAG CCGTTTGAGATGACGGACGGCAGCATCGTCATCAATGTGCGGAACCAGAACAACTACCACTGCCGGTGCCGCGTCATAGTGCGCAGCCTCGATGGAGGATTGTCCCTGCCCATAGATGAGCTGTTCTTCGACTACACGCTGGTGGACCCTGTGGTGGCTGCCGGGGCTCTGCAGAAAGAAGGAGTGCTTTACTTCACCAACCCAGCCAGCACTGACCACA GAATCAACCTCACTTTACGTTGGTCTCTAACAAATGGCTCGTCGTGGGAGGGGAATGCTCTGCAGATATGGCCGGGTCCGAGCGGCTACTCCAGCATGACATCGCTGGACAGCGGCTCTGCAGAGGACAGGAAGTACGTCTTTGTCATCTACGAGAAAGGCCACAAGGACTATTTCGAGACCGTCTCGTTTGCAAAGATCCACCTCTACGGTGGGCGGTAG